The Vitis vinifera cultivar Pinot Noir 40024 chromosome 16, ASM3070453v1 DNA segment CAAAAGAAGGGAGACTGTTTCTCCACTCCTCTCTATTCCTCCTTCTCCATGCCGTCCTGTTGGTCCTTCTCGAATATGCTACATAATTTCGATCCATATCCAGATTATAAAGATCCATATTATTGCCCTGATGAATGGGAACGCAATACAATAGTTTTGTTGAGCTGTGAAAGGCCAATCAGTGATCAAAACTACATTCCCATTATTCTTTGCAACAGATCCGAAGACAACATTTCCTCTTCCTCACGGACATATGCTTATGTGCTAGCAGGAAAGTCTCTGGAGGCGGGACTTATTCGGGAATCATGCACCATCGCCTTGACTTTTGTTGCTCAATCAGAGCTCAGCAGTTATTCAATCTCAGATTTGCAAGAAAAGCTACTTATAGGGATTGAGCTTTCATTTTTGCATCGCCTCTGCATTTCAGAATGCAGTGTGAAAGGGCTAGCCTGCGATGTAGACTTCAATAATAATTCCATACGATGCTACAGATCAGGGAAATGCCTCTACTGGGGCACTTGGTGCTCGGACACAAACTGTGAGTATGAATTTATACGATGAGAGCTTTAATTCCAATTTGAGTTCTCTATTAAGAGTCCTTTTAACAATTTTAGAAAACCTCTTCAACTTTTCTAACactgaaaattttattttcaagtaaaaaacttcttaaaatcattgtcaaatacaCTCTAACTCTTTCTTTCATCATCGAAtagatatttttagaaaaaattacttgaaaatcCAATTATGTTGTACTTCATTTCATAGGTCCTCAACTCAATTAATTTTACTCTTTTGGTTTATTCATGCAGGGTTTAAGAAGTATTTGTATCCTTTTTTTGGTAGGACTTCGGGAATTTCtgttatcatatatatttttttatgtggtgtttgtttttttctgacttaattcaaaataaaatttaagattaaataatatttaatagtgttaagtattaaattatttatttttaaatattttatttttattaagtattaaaaaataaaaaaaataaatgacatttGTTTTATGAgtacatattatttttaacattcataaaatgttaaatattttgatatttttttatttagtaaaaaaatttaagaaataagtaataagttaatataaaataaaaaacaaatcgTCTGAAATATGAAAAGAAGTCACAATTAAAACCaccattttgtttaatttttttaatataaattacaaaaactgctactttcacttttattttttggggaGTATGAACCCTATGCCATGCACAAATGTTTAATAACCTCTTCTACtaggatttttcttaaaaaatggaTGGGGAAGACCACATGAAGCCTTGTAAGATGATTTTTATTGGTTAATTTTCTAGAATACCTGCATGTAATGTCCAAGTGCTTGCTTATCATTTCATTTACTTTTAAGAAATACTATTCATGTCCTTTCCTGTTAACAGGTTTTCTACTCGATCCGACTACCCTTCCATTTAAAGgtaattaaaattacaaatttcaaCTGTTAATTTCTTATAAGAATAAATACATACTCCAAATCCTAGTTCAGTTAATAACTAGGATAGAGTaaactcttcaaattttcttccttCCAAGATTTATGATGactaaaatttctttaataCATGTACAGCATTGAAAGAAGGACTTGGCAATTATTGCGCTTACAATTATTATTGCAACATCAGCATGATTGGTAAGGCTCTCTTCACTCAAATCTGTCTGTTTTTTAGTTGTGTTTATGTCGCTCACTTATGTCGGACCACATTTTTTTGATCCAATTTATATTCCTTTCTTATTAGGAGCATGGATATTGCGAATTATCAGTAAGGCTTTCAAATTCCTACTATTaattttgtggaagaataatATAATGAgaatttcatatgaaaattcatGAAAAGTATTTACAATGATCGTATTCCTTTTTCTAAAACCTTTATTCATTTCACTTTTGATTTATATTCAGTCATAGGAAGATTTGTGCCGGGGATATTGTGCCTATTTGCCTATTTAGTCTACAAGTTTCGACGAAGACATTTATCGTTCGATGATGATGTTGAAGAATTTTTACAGAGCCATAAAAATCTTCAGCTAGTCAAGTACTCATATTCAGATATAAAGAAGATGACTAACAAATTTAGTAATAAATTAGGACAAGGAGGCTTTGGCTTTGTATATAAAGGAAAACTTCAAAGCGGTCAAATTGTAGCGGTAAAAGTTTTGGTTATGCATAAAGCTAATGGACAAGATTTTATCAATGAAGTAGTCACCATTGGAAGGATTCACCATGTTAATATAGTGCGACTTGTTGGATTTTGTGCAGAGGGattaaaatgggctttggtatATGAATATATGCCTAATGGGTCCCTTgataagtttcttttttctaaacTTGAAAACAACATTCTTTTGAGTTGGGAAAGATTATATAAGATTGCACTTGGTGTGGGTCGTGGGATTGAATACTTACATCAAGGTTGTGACATGCAAATTCTGcattttgatatcaagccaCACAACATTCTTCTTGATGCAAACTTTATCCCAAAAGTTTCTGATTTTGGCCTTACAAAATTACATTCAATAGAAGAAAGCATTGTGTCTCTAACTGCTGCTCGAGGAACATTAGGATATATTGCTCCAGAATTATTCTACAAGAACATTGGAGGTGTCTCATATA contains these protein-coding regions:
- the LOC100247971 gene encoding LEAF RUST 10 DISEASE-RESISTANCE LOCUS RECEPTOR-LIKE PROTEIN KINASE-like 2.4 isoform X2; this translates as MMLREAQVLEIGLLTLLCACFLSICVANDQQQHQTCKPSSCGGIRNITYPFRLQGDPSGCGDPKYELICENNLTVFKQGGKKYFVAEINYHNYTIRMLDPGQKKGDCFSTPLYSSFSMPSCWSFSNMLHNFDPYPDYKDPYYCPDEWERNTIVLLSCERPISDQNYIPIILCNRSEDNISSSSRTYAYVLAGKSLEAGLIRESCTIALTFVAQSELSSYSISDLQEKLLIGIELSFLHRLCISECSVKGLACDVDFNNNSIRCYRSGKCLYWGTWCSDTNCFLLDPTTLPFKALKEGLGNYCAYNYYCNISMIGAWILRIIIIGRFVPGILCLFAYLVYKFRRRHLSFDDDVEEFLQSHKNLQLVKYSYSDIKKMTNKFSNKLGQGGFGFVYKGKLQSGQIVAVKVLVMHKANGQDFINEVVTIGRIHHVNIVRLVGFCAEGLKWALVYEYMPNGSLDKFLFSKLENNILLSWERLYKIALGVGRGIEYLHQGCDMQILHFDIKPHNILLDANFIPKVSDFGLTKLHSIEESIVSLTAARGTLGYIAPELFYKNIGGVSYKADVYSFGMLLMEMVGKRKHANTCLEQSQTYFPSWIYDRIDQGEDMEIGDATEDEHKYIRKIVIVALWCVQMNPTDRPSMSKALEMLEGEVELLQMPPRPTLYSREMSVEDHMNNPVGVPISSRHATMTISLEGR
- the LOC100247971 gene encoding LEAF RUST 10 DISEASE-RESISTANCE LOCUS RECEPTOR-LIKE PROTEIN KINASE-like 2.1 isoform X1, with amino-acid sequence MMLREAQVLEIGLLTLLCACFLSICVANDQQQHQTCKPSSCGGIRNITYPFRLQGDPSGCGDPKYELICENNLTVFKQGGKKYFVAEINYHNYTIRMLDPGQKKGDCFSTPLYSSFSMPSCWSFSNMLHNFDPYPDYKDPYYCPDEWERNTIVLLSCERPISDQNYIPIILCNRSEDNISSSSRTYAYVLAGKSLEAGLIRESCTIALTFVAQSELSSYSISDLQEKLLIGIELSFLHRLCISECSVKGLACDVDFNNNSIRCYRSGKCLYWGTWCSDTNWFKKYLYPFFGFLLDPTTLPFKALKEGLGNYCAYNYYCNISMIGAWILRIIIIGRFVPGILCLFAYLVYKFRRRHLSFDDDVEEFLQSHKNLQLVKYSYSDIKKMTNKFSNKLGQGGFGFVYKGKLQSGQIVAVKVLVMHKANGQDFINEVVTIGRIHHVNIVRLVGFCAEGLKWALVYEYMPNGSLDKFLFSKLENNILLSWERLYKIALGVGRGIEYLHQGCDMQILHFDIKPHNILLDANFIPKVSDFGLTKLHSIEESIVSLTAARGTLGYIAPELFYKNIGGVSYKADVYSFGMLLMEMVGKRKHANTCLEQSQTYFPSWIYDRIDQGEDMEIGDATEDEHKYIRKIVIVALWCVQMNPTDRPSMSKALEMLEGEVELLQMPPRPTLYSREMSVEDHMNNPVGVPISSRHATMTISLEGR